In a single window of the Oscarella lobularis chromosome 4, ooOscLobu1.1, whole genome shotgun sequence genome:
- the LOC136186669 gene encoding exosome complex exonuclease RRP44-like isoform X2: protein MLKSRSFVKKTKRGAVVKVVREHYLRDDVWTGWQGEKRVSCADPFVENVAARKSTLCPFKHLLVPDTNVVLHQIDVLEFHGIAGLILLQTVLEEVKHRNLPVYKRIREQLDDQNRCFYVLSNEHHKDMYVEREKDESANDRNDRAIRVATAWCAHKFADYKVVLLTNDNANKEKASLAGLLTFTMRQYVESLSDYPELVDKLSQAEEGNTKRDGDSEKVFPEYLSSARLHAGIKSGKLVQGTYQAKRNNYLEGFMLAQDSDRQPILIQGRQNINRAVHDDIVAIEMLPENEWSYSSDIVFREDVEDAEPGEDDLETAIAGKGKNALSKTKEREPSGKVVGIIKRNWRPYCGILLPALTKHTISRIFVPAEKRVPRIRITTRQGTTLDGQRIVVSIDEWSRSSKYPQGHFVKALGPVGDKDAENEVLLLEHEIPHQQFSENVLKDLPSMPWSISAEERQKRVDLRDVCVCSVDPPGCTDIDDALHCRQLSNGNFEVGVHIADVTHFIRPGSPLDKEAINRGTTVYLVDRRIDMVPELLSSNLCSLRANEERLAMSCIWEMNEGTILQTKFHKTVIKSKAALTYEEAQLRIDDKSKVDEVTEALRLLNSLAKALRQKRLENGALVLASPEVRFDFGDESHDPINLDSKEMRETNHLVEEFMLLANISVATKIHNDFPDCAVLRRHQQPPLGKFDSLLRAAQLKGIRLEVDNGKALAQSLAKAELPDDPYFNTLLRILSTRCMMQALYFCSGTEPEENFYHYGLAASIYTHFTSPIRRYPDIMVHRLLAVAISADTTHPDMLVSRKVQELCNHFNHRHRMAQLAGRASVQLHTQIFFKGKVVCVEGYITSVQRNAISILIPRYGLETSLFLRDDEKKSVFTFNEQVPSQTAGSVRLTVFGKVKVRLQVEKRELRPDKLKVELVWPQVAGFNEGVSSPKNESKRKRKKVALD, encoded by the exons ATGCTGAAATCGAGATCGTTTGtcaagaagacgaaacgaggagccgtcgtcaaagtcgtccgCGAGCATTAtcttcgagacgacgtcTGGACGGGATGGCAAGGCGAGAAGCGCGTTTCGTGCGCCGATCcgttcgtcgaaaacgtgGCGGCGCGAAAGTCGACGCTGTGTCCCTTTAAACATCTCCTAGTACCCGACACGAACGTCGTTCTTCATCAG atTGATGTTTTGGAATTTCATGGGATCGCCGGTTTGATTTTATTGCAGACTGTTCTTGAAGAG GTGAAACACAGAAATTTGCCCGTCTATAAACGTATTAGAGAACAGTTGGATGATCAGAACAGATGTTTCTACGTTCTCTCGAACGAACACCACAA AGACATGTAcgttgaaagagaaaaagacgagtcTGCCAATGACAGGAATGACAGAGCTATCAGAGTGGCAACAGC TTGGTGTGCTCACAAGTTTGCCGATTATAAGGTTGTGTTGTTGACAAATGACAATGCCAATAAGGAGAAGGCTAGCCTAGCGGGGCTGCTCACTTTTACGATGCGTCAGTACGTTGAGTCGTTGTCAGACTACCCGGAATTAGTTGACAAGTTGAGTCAAGCTGAAGAGGGAAACACTAAG CGAGATGGTGACAGTGAGAAAGTGTTTCCGGAGTACTTGTCTTCTGCTCGACTTCATGCTGGAATCAAATCAGGAAAACTGGTTCAA GGCACTTACCAAGCCAAGAG aaaCAACTATTTGGAAGGCTTCATGCTTGCCCAGGATTCCGACAGGCAGCCGATTCTCATTCAAGGTCGTCAGAACATCAATCGGGCTGTTCACGACGACATCGTTGCCATTGAAATGCTGCCCGAGAACGAGTGGTCCTACTCGTCCGACATCGTCTTccgagaagacgtcgaagacgctGAACCGGGTGAAGATGACCTCGAGACGGCAATAgccggaaaaggaaaaaacgctctgtcaaaaacaaaagaacgagaacCGTCCGGAAAG GTGGTTGGTATTATCAAAAGAAACTGGAGACCTTACTGTGGCATTCTGTTGCCAGCTTTGACTAAACAC ACGATTAGTAGAATATTCGTACCGGCTGAAAAACGCGTGCCTAGAATTAGGATAACGACTCGCCAGGGAACGACGTTGGACGGCCAGAGAATTGTCGTTTCCATTGACGAGTGGTCAAGAAGTTCAAAGTATCCACAA GGGCATTTTGTGAAAGCGTTGGGTCCTGTCGGCGACAaagacgccgaaaacgaagttCTTCTGTTGGAGCACGAAATTCCGCATCAGCAGTTCTCGGAGAACGTTCTCAAGGATCTTCCGTCGATGCCTTGGTCGATATCAGCAGAA GAACGACAAAAAAGAGTAGATCTACGCGACGTGTGCGTATGCAGCGTCGACCCGCCCG GTTGCACTGATATTGACGATGCGTTGCACTGCAGGCAACTATCTAACGGAAATTTTGAG GTTGGAGTTCACATCGCTGATGTGACTCACTTCATAAGACCCGGTTCTCCTCTCGACAAAGAGGCTATCAATCGAGGAACAACTGTCTATCTTGTTGATAGA CGTATCGATATGGTGCCCGAATTGCTAAGCTCGAATCTCTGCTCGCTTAGAGCGAACGAGGAGAGACTTGCAATGTCGTGTATATGGGAAATGAATGAAGGGACAATTTTACAGACGAAATTCCACAAGACTGTTATCAAGTCAAAA GCTGCCCTAACGTACGAAGAAGCTCAACTAAGAATTGATGATAAATCAAAGGTGGACGAAGTGACAGAAGCTTTGCGCCTTTTGAATAGTCTTGCCAAAGCGTTAAGGCAGAAAAGACTGGAAAATGG gGCATTAGTTTTAGCATCTCCAGAAGTTAGATTCGACTTTGGAGACGAATCTCACGATCCAATCAATTTGGATTCAAAGGAAATGAG GGAGACAAATCACTTGGTTGAAGAGTTCATGTTACTAGCTAATATTTCGGTTGCAACGAAAATCCACAACGATTTTCCTGATTGCGCAGTGCTTCGGCGCCATCAGCAACCGCCTCTCGGCAAATTTGATTCTCTTCTTAGAGCTGCCCAACTAAAA GGAATTCGCTTAGAGGTAGATAACGGCAAGGCGTTGGCTCAATCGCTTGCCAAGGCCGAATTGCCTGACGACCCATATTTCAATACGCTTCTGCGGATTTTGTCTACGCGCTGCATGATGCAAGCGCTCTACTTCTGTTCCGGTACAGAACCGGAAGAGAATTTTTATCACTACGGTTTAGCTGCTTCGATTTACACCCATTTTACATCACCAATTAGAAG ATATCCTGATATAATGGTGCACCGTTTGCTAGCCGTGGCTATTAGTGCGGATACTACACATCCTGACATGCTCGTTTCTCGCAAAGTGCAG GAACTATGTAATCATTTCAATCATAGACACAGAATGGCCCAGCTAGCCGGAAGGGCATCAGTTCAGCTACACACTCAG ATATTTTTCAAAGGGAAGGTAGTCTGCGTCGAGGGTTACATAACGAGCGTGCAGCGAAATGCTATTAGCATTCTCATTCCTCGCTACGGTCTCGAAACGTCCTTATTCCTTCGCGATGATGAGAAGAAATCGGTTTTTACGTTCAATGAACAG GTTCCGTCTCAGACTGCGGGAAGTGTGCGTTTGACCGTTTTTGGCAAGGTCAAAGTGCGTCTTCAAGTCGAAAAGCGAGAGCTTCGTCCCGACAAGCTCAAAGTTGAACTCGTCTGGCCCCAG GTTGCAGGGTTCAACGAAGGCGTTTCTTCACCCAAAAATGAATctaaacgaaagagaaaaaaagttgCTCTAGACTAG
- the LOC136186677 gene encoding histone-lysine N-methyltransferase SMYD3-like isoform X2 — MDKVRVADVAGKGRGLLATKAIERGDLVGEEEPFAFVVIQKHRSKLCHQCANSVQSLSRCSKCKFAYYCSKECQKKAWSLHKLECQRIQNVSPRMPTESVRFLARLIDQGEIFKKENQPNPVDALCGDADSLKTNLEQQKTFVDLSLTLRQFSDLDVRAHVLADLYGKIHRNCFTVSNGYMEPVGVAMYQTFSLLNHSCVPNCVATNQQARMQVRAVRPIKAGEEVTISYISVFQPIESRRDALQEQYSFLCTCPGCCSAEALEKNRIHTSSQQKVSETAIRRNVDESKRVSSAAETAMRAGNYSEALSTLESYIKSTVLHPFSYYVVQCIDKAMDCCIETEKWEKALDYALMTIEPYKMFTQCNPVVAIQLFKVVKLQLHLNKLKEAAQSVDVVLRMLEITHGRDHDVTIDCQKMAWFTHQEERAMANKQKAM; from the exons ATGGACAAAGTTCGAGTTGCGGACGTTGCGGGAAAAGGAAGGGGTCTTCTAGCCACTAAAGCAATCGAGCGTGGAGATCTGGTTGGAGAAGAGGAGCCTTTTGCCTTCGTTGTGATCCAGAAGCATCGTAGCAAGCTGTGCCACCAGTGCGCCAACAG TGTTCAATCTTTGTCGCGTTGCTCGAAATGCAAGTTCGCTTACTACTGCAGCAAAGAGTGTCAG AAGAAGGCGTGGTCTCTGCACAAACTCGAATGTCAGCGAATTCAAAACGTGTCGCCAAGAATGCCGACGGAAAGTGTCCGATTTCTCGCTCGACTCATCGACCAAGGAGAG atttttaaGAAGGAGAATCAGCCAAACCCAGTTGATGCGTTATGTGGCG ATGCCGATTCTCTCAAAACAAACTTGGAACAGCAGAAGACCTTTGTCGATCTTTCTCTAACATTGAGGCAATTTTCAGACTTAGATGTCAGAGCTCACGTTCTTGCTGATCTCTATGGAAAG ATTCATCGTAATTGTTTTACTGTTTCTAATGGATACATGGAACCAGTTGGCGTTGCTATGTACCAAAC GTTTTCTCTTCTGAATCATTCGTGCGTTCCTAACTGCGTTGCAACCAATCAACAAGCAAGGATGCAAGTGAGAGCAGTACGTCCTATAAAAGCCGGCGAAGAG GTTACCATTAGCTATATCAGCGTCTTTCAACCTATTGAAAGTCGCAGAGACGCACTCCAGGAACAGTATAGTTTTTTGTGCACTTGTCCTGGTTGTTGTAGCGCTGAA GCTttggagaaaaatcgaattcatACTAGTTCACAGCAAAAAGTATCAGAGACAG CTATTAGGCGGAATGTTGACGAAAGCAAACgagtttcttctgctgccgAGACAGCAATGCGAGCAGgaa ATTACTCAGAAGCCTTGTCCACGTTAGAGTCATACATCAAGTCAACGGTTCTGCACCCGTTTAGCTACTACGTTGTTCAGTGCATTGATAAAGCAATGGATTGCTGCATAG AGACTGAGAAGTGGGAAAAGGCGCTTGACTATGCCTTGATGACTATCGAACCGTACAAGATGTTCACTCAGTGTAATCCTGTAGTGGCTATACAGTTATTCAAAGTTGTCAAGCTGCAGTTGCACCTAAATAAGCTGAAGGAAGCTGCCCAGTCCGTCGATGTG GTTCTACGAATGCTTGAAATCACTCACGGCAGAgatcatgacgtcacgatagACTGCCAGAAAATGGCCTGGTTCACTCATCAAGAGGAAAGAGCGATGGCCAATAAGCAGAAAGCGATGTAA
- the LOC136186677 gene encoding histone-lysine N-methyltransferase SMYD3-like isoform X1 — protein sequence MDKVRVADVAGKGRGLLATKAIERGDLVGEEEPFAFVVIQKHRSKLCHQCANSVQSLSRCSKCKFAYYCSKECQKKAWSLHKLECQRIQNVSPRMPTESVRFLARLIDQGEIFKKENQPNPVDALCGDADSLKTNLEQQKTFVDLSLTLRQFSDLDVRAHVLADLYGKIHRNCFTVSNGYMEPVGVAMYQTFSLLNHSCVPNCVATNQQARMQVRAVRPIKAGEEVTISYISVFQPIESRRDALQEQYSFLCTCPGCCSAEALEKNRIHTSSQQKVSETAIRRNVDESKRVSSAAETAMRAGNYSEALSTLESYIKSTVLHPFSYYVVQCIDKAMDCCIETEKWEKALDYALMTIEPYKMFTQCNPVVAIQLFKVVKLQLHLNKLKEAAQSVDVVLRMLEITHGRDHDVTIDCQKMAWFTHQEERAMANKQKAIFIFG from the exons ATGGACAAAGTTCGAGTTGCGGACGTTGCGGGAAAAGGAAGGGGTCTTCTAGCCACTAAAGCAATCGAGCGTGGAGATCTGGTTGGAGAAGAGGAGCCTTTTGCCTTCGTTGTGATCCAGAAGCATCGTAGCAAGCTGTGCCACCAGTGCGCCAACAG TGTTCAATCTTTGTCGCGTTGCTCGAAATGCAAGTTCGCTTACTACTGCAGCAAAGAGTGTCAG AAGAAGGCGTGGTCTCTGCACAAACTCGAATGTCAGCGAATTCAAAACGTGTCGCCAAGAATGCCGACGGAAAGTGTCCGATTTCTCGCTCGACTCATCGACCAAGGAGAG atttttaaGAAGGAGAATCAGCCAAACCCAGTTGATGCGTTATGTGGCG ATGCCGATTCTCTCAAAACAAACTTGGAACAGCAGAAGACCTTTGTCGATCTTTCTCTAACATTGAGGCAATTTTCAGACTTAGATGTCAGAGCTCACGTTCTTGCTGATCTCTATGGAAAG ATTCATCGTAATTGTTTTACTGTTTCTAATGGATACATGGAACCAGTTGGCGTTGCTATGTACCAAAC GTTTTCTCTTCTGAATCATTCGTGCGTTCCTAACTGCGTTGCAACCAATCAACAAGCAAGGATGCAAGTGAGAGCAGTACGTCCTATAAAAGCCGGCGAAGAG GTTACCATTAGCTATATCAGCGTCTTTCAACCTATTGAAAGTCGCAGAGACGCACTCCAGGAACAGTATAGTTTTTTGTGCACTTGTCCTGGTTGTTGTAGCGCTGAA GCTttggagaaaaatcgaattcatACTAGTTCACAGCAAAAAGTATCAGAGACAG CTATTAGGCGGAATGTTGACGAAAGCAAACgagtttcttctgctgccgAGACAGCAATGCGAGCAGgaa ATTACTCAGAAGCCTTGTCCACGTTAGAGTCATACATCAAGTCAACGGTTCTGCACCCGTTTAGCTACTACGTTGTTCAGTGCATTGATAAAGCAATGGATTGCTGCATAG AGACTGAGAAGTGGGAAAAGGCGCTTGACTATGCCTTGATGACTATCGAACCGTACAAGATGTTCACTCAGTGTAATCCTGTAGTGGCTATACAGTTATTCAAAGTTGTCAAGCTGCAGTTGCACCTAAATAAGCTGAAGGAAGCTGCCCAGTCCGTCGATGTG GTTCTACGAATGCTTGAAATCACTCACGGCAGAgatcatgacgtcacgatagACTGCCAGAAAATGGCCTGGTTCACTCATCAAGAGGAAAGAGCGATGGCCAATAAGCAGAAAGCGAT ATTCATTTTTGGGTGA
- the LOC136186669 gene encoding exosome complex exonuclease RRP44-like isoform X1 codes for MLKSRSFVKKTKRGAVVKVVREHYLRDDVWTGWQGEKRVSCADPFVENVAARKSTLCPFKHLLVPDTNVVLHQIDVLEFHGIAGLILLQTVLEEVKHRNLPVYKRIREQLDDQNRCFYVLSNEHHKDMYVEREKDESANDRNDRAIRVATAWCAHKFADYKVVLLTNDNANKEKASLAGLLTFTMRQYVESLSDYPELVDKLSQAEEGNTKVYMYTHRAEYLQSFLFQRDGDSEKVFPEYLSSARLHAGIKSGKLVQGTYQAKRNNYLEGFMLAQDSDRQPILIQGRQNINRAVHDDIVAIEMLPENEWSYSSDIVFREDVEDAEPGEDDLETAIAGKGKNALSKTKEREPSGKVVGIIKRNWRPYCGILLPALTKHTISRIFVPAEKRVPRIRITTRQGTTLDGQRIVVSIDEWSRSSKYPQGHFVKALGPVGDKDAENEVLLLEHEIPHQQFSENVLKDLPSMPWSISAEERQKRVDLRDVCVCSVDPPGCTDIDDALHCRQLSNGNFEVGVHIADVTHFIRPGSPLDKEAINRGTTVYLVDRRIDMVPELLSSNLCSLRANEERLAMSCIWEMNEGTILQTKFHKTVIKSKAALTYEEAQLRIDDKSKVDEVTEALRLLNSLAKALRQKRLENGALVLASPEVRFDFGDESHDPINLDSKEMRETNHLVEEFMLLANISVATKIHNDFPDCAVLRRHQQPPLGKFDSLLRAAQLKGIRLEVDNGKALAQSLAKAELPDDPYFNTLLRILSTRCMMQALYFCSGTEPEENFYHYGLAASIYTHFTSPIRRYPDIMVHRLLAVAISADTTHPDMLVSRKVQELCNHFNHRHRMAQLAGRASVQLHTQIFFKGKVVCVEGYITSVQRNAISILIPRYGLETSLFLRDDEKKSVFTFNEQVPSQTAGSVRLTVFGKVKVRLQVEKRELRPDKLKVELVWPQVAGFNEGVSSPKNESKRKRKKVALD; via the exons ATGCTGAAATCGAGATCGTTTGtcaagaagacgaaacgaggagccgtcgtcaaagtcgtccgCGAGCATTAtcttcgagacgacgtcTGGACGGGATGGCAAGGCGAGAAGCGCGTTTCGTGCGCCGATCcgttcgtcgaaaacgtgGCGGCGCGAAAGTCGACGCTGTGTCCCTTTAAACATCTCCTAGTACCCGACACGAACGTCGTTCTTCATCAG atTGATGTTTTGGAATTTCATGGGATCGCCGGTTTGATTTTATTGCAGACTGTTCTTGAAGAG GTGAAACACAGAAATTTGCCCGTCTATAAACGTATTAGAGAACAGTTGGATGATCAGAACAGATGTTTCTACGTTCTCTCGAACGAACACCACAA AGACATGTAcgttgaaagagaaaaagacgagtcTGCCAATGACAGGAATGACAGAGCTATCAGAGTGGCAACAGC TTGGTGTGCTCACAAGTTTGCCGATTATAAGGTTGTGTTGTTGACAAATGACAATGCCAATAAGGAGAAGGCTAGCCTAGCGGGGCTGCTCACTTTTACGATGCGTCAGTACGTTGAGTCGTTGTCAGACTACCCGGAATTAGTTGACAAGTTGAGTCAAGCTGAAGAGGGAAACACTAAGGTATATATGTATACACACAGAGCAGAATACCTGCAATCCTTTCTATTTCAGCGAGATGGTGACAGTGAGAAAGTGTTTCCGGAGTACTTGTCTTCTGCTCGACTTCATGCTGGAATCAAATCAGGAAAACTGGTTCAA GGCACTTACCAAGCCAAGAG aaaCAACTATTTGGAAGGCTTCATGCTTGCCCAGGATTCCGACAGGCAGCCGATTCTCATTCAAGGTCGTCAGAACATCAATCGGGCTGTTCACGACGACATCGTTGCCATTGAAATGCTGCCCGAGAACGAGTGGTCCTACTCGTCCGACATCGTCTTccgagaagacgtcgaagacgctGAACCGGGTGAAGATGACCTCGAGACGGCAATAgccggaaaaggaaaaaacgctctgtcaaaaacaaaagaacgagaacCGTCCGGAAAG GTGGTTGGTATTATCAAAAGAAACTGGAGACCTTACTGTGGCATTCTGTTGCCAGCTTTGACTAAACAC ACGATTAGTAGAATATTCGTACCGGCTGAAAAACGCGTGCCTAGAATTAGGATAACGACTCGCCAGGGAACGACGTTGGACGGCCAGAGAATTGTCGTTTCCATTGACGAGTGGTCAAGAAGTTCAAAGTATCCACAA GGGCATTTTGTGAAAGCGTTGGGTCCTGTCGGCGACAaagacgccgaaaacgaagttCTTCTGTTGGAGCACGAAATTCCGCATCAGCAGTTCTCGGAGAACGTTCTCAAGGATCTTCCGTCGATGCCTTGGTCGATATCAGCAGAA GAACGACAAAAAAGAGTAGATCTACGCGACGTGTGCGTATGCAGCGTCGACCCGCCCG GTTGCACTGATATTGACGATGCGTTGCACTGCAGGCAACTATCTAACGGAAATTTTGAG GTTGGAGTTCACATCGCTGATGTGACTCACTTCATAAGACCCGGTTCTCCTCTCGACAAAGAGGCTATCAATCGAGGAACAACTGTCTATCTTGTTGATAGA CGTATCGATATGGTGCCCGAATTGCTAAGCTCGAATCTCTGCTCGCTTAGAGCGAACGAGGAGAGACTTGCAATGTCGTGTATATGGGAAATGAATGAAGGGACAATTTTACAGACGAAATTCCACAAGACTGTTATCAAGTCAAAA GCTGCCCTAACGTACGAAGAAGCTCAACTAAGAATTGATGATAAATCAAAGGTGGACGAAGTGACAGAAGCTTTGCGCCTTTTGAATAGTCTTGCCAAAGCGTTAAGGCAGAAAAGACTGGAAAATGG gGCATTAGTTTTAGCATCTCCAGAAGTTAGATTCGACTTTGGAGACGAATCTCACGATCCAATCAATTTGGATTCAAAGGAAATGAG GGAGACAAATCACTTGGTTGAAGAGTTCATGTTACTAGCTAATATTTCGGTTGCAACGAAAATCCACAACGATTTTCCTGATTGCGCAGTGCTTCGGCGCCATCAGCAACCGCCTCTCGGCAAATTTGATTCTCTTCTTAGAGCTGCCCAACTAAAA GGAATTCGCTTAGAGGTAGATAACGGCAAGGCGTTGGCTCAATCGCTTGCCAAGGCCGAATTGCCTGACGACCCATATTTCAATACGCTTCTGCGGATTTTGTCTACGCGCTGCATGATGCAAGCGCTCTACTTCTGTTCCGGTACAGAACCGGAAGAGAATTTTTATCACTACGGTTTAGCTGCTTCGATTTACACCCATTTTACATCACCAATTAGAAG ATATCCTGATATAATGGTGCACCGTTTGCTAGCCGTGGCTATTAGTGCGGATACTACACATCCTGACATGCTCGTTTCTCGCAAAGTGCAG GAACTATGTAATCATTTCAATCATAGACACAGAATGGCCCAGCTAGCCGGAAGGGCATCAGTTCAGCTACACACTCAG ATATTTTTCAAAGGGAAGGTAGTCTGCGTCGAGGGTTACATAACGAGCGTGCAGCGAAATGCTATTAGCATTCTCATTCCTCGCTACGGTCTCGAAACGTCCTTATTCCTTCGCGATGATGAGAAGAAATCGGTTTTTACGTTCAATGAACAG GTTCCGTCTCAGACTGCGGGAAGTGTGCGTTTGACCGTTTTTGGCAAGGTCAAAGTGCGTCTTCAAGTCGAAAAGCGAGAGCTTCGTCCCGACAAGCTCAAAGTTGAACTCGTCTGGCCCCAG GTTGCAGGGTTCAACGAAGGCGTTTCTTCACCCAAAAATGAATctaaacgaaagagaaaaaaagttgCTCTAGACTAG